The Lates calcarifer isolate ASB-BC8 linkage group LG7_2, TLL_Latcal_v3, whole genome shotgun sequence DNA window GATTTTCACGTAACCTTGATCTGTATCTGGAGCTGtacgtctcctcctcctcctcatcggCAGCATAGGAGGCCCTGCGGCTCGAGAAATCATACTCAGAAGCGGAGGCGTCGAGGTCGTCGTAGGGATCCTCCGACTCCTCTGCTCCAGAGGTCGTTTTCCTCGGAGGAGGCCTGACGCTTTTCAGCCAGTCGTCGATGCTGGTGTTCTTATCTTTCTCCAGCGCTGGGTTGAGGTTCAGGCACCCAGAGAGGCCGTAAGTCCTCGCAggtttctcctttttctttgtctcttcaagaaactcctcctctctcatctttctctcctcctcctcttcctcatcctcctttggtttctttttcttgtaCAGAGTGCTGCGCTTGTTGTCCTCCAGGATCTTCTTCTTTTCGTACGTAGCCATCTTGCCCCTCATCTCAGACTTGATCTCCTTGTCCATGGCGATCCAGTTTGCCCAGGTTGACCTGGTCTTGGAAGAGGCTGAAGAGGGGGACGCTGGTGGTGGTGATCTTGTTTTTCTTGGAGCTCAGGGTGGAGCCAAGGGTGGATCCCAGCGCTGAACCTCTACCGCTGAGACCTGAGACGCTGCTCGACCCGCCACCTGAGAGGACTGACGCTGCCCTGCCACGACCCTGGGACAGAGCGCTGGAGTAGGACGCACCGCTCAACAAGGAAGCTTTGTCATCATCCGCTCCCCGGCCAGAGATCACGCTCGGCGCAGCACCAAAGCTGAGCTCCGATCCTGCACgtgatggaggaggaaggcTCATCTCGCTCTGCTTCTGCTTGATCGTTTCCGAAACAACATTAGCGATCCAGTTTTGGATGCTGGCCAGGTTGACCATCGGCTCTCCTCCGGGGCCCTGGACAGTTGGAACGGGGAGGATGGGAGGAACAGGGGGAGTGGGCTGAAGTGGAACAGCAGACTGTGCCGATCTGTGACTGCGAGCTTGTGAGACTGAAGATATGACTGACGACCTGCCGCTGAGCATGGACATGTTGTCATCGTTGGCGACGCTCGGTGGACCGGTGACGCCGGCTCCAGCCcagaaggcagagagaggtATCGTACCTCCGCTAACACAGCTCTCAGTCTCCCAGCCGCACATGGACTGACTCTCCTCTAAGGTTTTCTTTGACCGCTCCAGAATCTCCTCGCGTCTCTGCCTCCTTTTGATCATGGCTGAGTCCTCGCCTCGGCTCATCTCTAAAATCTCCTCTGGGTTCTCCTCGCCGTAACGCTTCTGCTGCCTCAGCTTCCACGCCTGATAGGCCGTCAGGTTGACGTCTTGGAAAGACGGCGTCTTCGCCTCTCCCTCGCCGTCGCCTTTCTCTCCGTCTCCTATGGAACTTTTTTCTCCATCCTCACGTTCTTTCTTGTTCCAGCCAAACTGGATCCTCTTGACGCGCCAGCGCTCCAGAGGCGTCATCTTCTCCTTGTTTTTCTGACAGAAGTTGTACATGGAGCTGGTGTCAGAGAGGATGCTCTCCACCTCGTCATCGatcttcttcttccctccctctcctccctcagtgGCCGTGCTCTCGCTGCCTTCATCGTCCTCCTTCTTGTGGTAGCGAGCAGCAGCTTGTTCCTCAATCTCCCTCAGCCGCTGTTTCCAAAGATCAGAGTAACTCGTGCAGCTGGAGGTGGACATGGCGTCTGAAGGCGGGCGTTTGCTGCGCCGCTTCAGCCGCTCTTTCACGGCTCGCACGTCCTCGCTTGTGACGCTCTCCACGTCGGCGTCTAAACCGCCCTCTGTCTTCTTTGGTCGGCCCTCCGTGAGCGATTCCCCGTCCTCGCCGTCGCTGTCCAGCTGCTGCCTCCCACCACTCGTCGCTTTGATACTTCTCATTTCTCCGCTGCCACTCGCGGATCATGCTGTCCAGACcgtcctcgtcctcctcctccctgccctcCTGCTCAGGCAGCACGACCTCCTCTTGAACGGCGGTCGATCCCCGGCTGTCCAGACCGTTCTGCGCTCCGATCGACCCGCTCCTGAGCGCCGCAGCGGCGGCAGAGGAGGCCACGCTGCTCATCacactctctccatcctcctcctcctccatcatgaTGGAGCGAGCTTTCACCTCGATCAtgctctgctcttcctctttatctgtgtcatcatcatcatcatcatctctgccTTCGTTGAAGATGCGAGCGCGGGTGCGAGCGTCGATCACAGAGCACTGGCTGAGCGTCTCGTCGTCGTCGTCGCGCTCCTCCATCAGGTTCTCGTTGAGCTCTCGCAGCTGCTTCAGGAAGCCCTCGTTGGGGTTGATGGCACGCTTTTTCCTCATGGACGTCAGGGCCTCCATGATGGTCATGTGTTGGAAGATCATCAAGTAGGACGCCACCAGGACAGCAGAGCGACTGGCGCCCATCATGGAGACCACAAGAACTTTCCCTGCAAGTACAGAAATACTGATTATAGCCTGACTTATATCAGCTGCTGCACTTTTATAATGTCAAACTAAACAAGGCTGCAACTgtgattaatattttaaatattccaCAGATTAAAACAGTATCATATGTTTGATCTTATCAGTTATCAGCAGTCAAAGTGTCTCAGGGCTTCGTGCATCAGCTGCAGTTACAGTGACTGTAACAGGAACACAGAGGTACTCTGTCCGGTCCTGAAAACACTTCTCAGAAACATTGAATAAGTCACTGagatgacaaacaaacaaaccgtTATGTAATCTGCAATATACTGAACTCTGAAGACGGACGGAATAACTGAGACCACGACAGACCAGATAATACAGAGGGACTGGTCACTGAgtacagactgacagaggaaagACGTAATAATGGGTAATCAGCCTTGAGAGGAAGTAGATGTAATGGACTGGATGTGCAGCTGATGGAGTAAATAATCACAAGGACGaccataaatacataaataaataataaataaataaatacagctgaGGTCGTCTTGTGAATCAGTTAAtctactgtgacttttttttgtctctctgcagactgaGATCACTGAATCAAATTAAAGAACTAACCCAGTCTCACCTTTGTGTGTCAGCAGAGCCTCGTCCAAGAATTCAGCGGTGGGTCTGAAGTGCGCCGAGATGTCGGCGTCTGTGAAGTCGTCCACCTCGATGCCCATGTACTGGATGTTCATGCCGGCGTAGAAGGACTCGCCCGTGTAGACCCCTGTGCCGTGGGCAGCGTTGAGGATGTGGGTGATGCCCATTCGCTTCAGACGAGCCTTGTTGACAGCGACAGATCTGAGAAAGAAACGTCCCCTTACTGATGAACAAAGTCCTGACCTGTCCAGACTGTCCAGCAGCTGCTTTTTCAGACAACCTGTACAAGAACCAGAACAACTGCAAACTCACTTCTCGGCTATGAAGATGTTGGGCCACACCTCATCCACTGGGTTGACGGGAGCCTCCAGGCGGTCCTGCACCATGGCCCTCTGGATGTCCAGCACACAGGGGGTGTTGTAGGGGCTGCGGTCGTCGACCATGTCCCTGACCCGGTTGTAGAGGTCCTCCACCATCAGCTGCTCGGCTGTTTCCAGCATGGACTCCGGGATGGACTCGGTGCGCACGCCCCGAGGCGGCAGCTCTGAGGAGGACAGACAAGgtttaagactggaaacaaacagaagcagctggcctggctctgtccaaagagaAAGGGAACAAGTGACCTATATGTTTgttcaggttggaggacttgttgtgTCTTCATTCTAACACCAGAGATGATGTGTTGTCTGAGTAAACACTCTCATAAAGGCAGGGAGGGCTCTGACATTCAGACACATCaataacacacaacagcacGAAGCTACACGTGCTGCACAGCTTCACAAGCAGCGCCTCACAAATACAGACAGCAGCTGCCACAGCTGTGTCCATCAGAGGCCGTCGTCCTCCCTGCAGATGAAACATGTATCGTCCATTAAGCCTCCACTAATGTAAAGTAATATCAGAAGAGGAATGTGAGACAGGAGCTGCTCTCTGATGTGTCGTATCAGCTAATTTCTTCAATCAGCGCGACTCAGCTCCTCCAACGAGAAACGTCTCCATCTGTCTGAGCGCTAATGAGCTGCAGGAGTGAAACGTGGACTCACTGTAATTGAGGAGCATTTGACTAAATGAGAGCTGCTGAATGTGGACGCAGAAATCAGTTTTTTACAAATGCAGCATTTGTATGAGGAGCGAAGAGCGTTTCAGATACGTCTGTTTCTCCTGAACACCGCGCACGCTGACCTGATCTGATCCGTGCTCGCTCACCTTCTGtcctggtctctctctccttttaacaCTGAACCAGAGACTCGGGGTTATTCAGTGGAGCTGGATCACATGAACAATAGatagaaaataataagaatttattcatttactgttaaaaatccgtcacagcttctcaaatgtgaggatttgcttattctctctgtttcatatttagaacaatttttgtttttgtttctggtgAAAAAGGAAGGTTTGTTGCAGCTCTGAGACCAGTTAAAGCACGCTGAGTAATGCTCATCAGATTACATGATATCAGGGGCGGGGAAgtgaattttaattattttctgtagcaGCTTAACTCTGTCTGAGCAGCTACAGAGTGTGAGTCTCATATTTACAGATTAAATTTGCTATGGGGCCTTTGTTGAAACTAAGAGAACTAAGACCTAAAAACTTGTGCTCCTGCTCTGACATAAAACCACGTGCACCTTTAAGACAGGCACAAGATAAAGTTGTTATTAATCAGTTGATATTGTACTTTAATGGTGCAGATTTTTAAATGGATTAGTGGTGGAGGTTTCTGAGGCTCCTGCAGGTCTGGGATCACTGACTAAcaaaccagaggaaaaaaacagctgctgatcaACATTTAGAAACTTCATAACtgatcaataataaaataaatatctctGCCTGCTGTTTCTCTTACTGCACAAATATCAGTTAATCCTGATGGTTTCTGTCTCACCCTCGTTGATGATCTTCTTGGCGGCGATGGCTGACGACAGGTGGATGGGCTCCATGAAGATGCTCGCAGCGTCAGAGCCGGAGATTGCAGAAAACCTGGACTCAGACAACATGGAGaaactgagacacagagagagagagagagagagaagttatAAATGACTTGAAGACATGAACAGTTCAGTTTGGGGAAAGTCAAGTTGTTGAGCCTGTTAAATAAAAGTTCAAAAGCAGAAAGCCGCCTTtataaatgtagaaaatgtaaaaccattAGACGATGATTAAAAGATGAAAGAGGGATGATGGAGGATGAGAAGGCGACAGCTACAAAGTAAAATCAGCAGCTCGCTCAGGTGTTCTACCTGGGGGAGGGGCAGCGGAGGTAATGAGACTGCACCCCCCTGacgctcctctcctcctgctcgtCTCCATCAGGAACTGCCTGATCCCCGCGCTCCCCGTTCTCATTGGCCGACGCCATGGCAACCAAGACTCCAGCCTCCTTCCTGCTGGTTCAAACACGCAGGTTCGAGTTAGCAGCACGTTTCTACTCACTGCTACAACACAACAAGAAACATAAAGACGGCTGGTCATTTAAAGAAAGGGAcgaataaagtaaaataaagaaagaacagGGCAGCTCCTCACCAACACTGACGCTCCAAAACACCTTCAGTTATACTTTACATTTAAGATCCTATTCATTATACAGATGTACAGGACTTTAATTAAATCAGAGACCAGACTATGGAGGCTACAGCTTCATGTTGACTGTGCAGATAAAAGGATGAGCCTGGTGACGATCTGAACCTTGAACTCTTAGTACGACGGCTGAAAGCAACATAAAGGCTAAAGCGTTCAGTAAAGAAAAATCTGGAAGGTTTTCAAATTGACattggtgtgaatgtgtaagtaaagtgtgtgtgtgtgtgtgtgtgatatgaggCCTTCCAGCTGATCTATTTTTAACCGAGGTGACAGCTGCCTCAGAGCCTGTCAGGCTGAAAGGCCGAACAGCTCCGAGCTttcagacacaacaacacaacaacactcaTCAGACGTGTGAAAACTCTGAAATAGTAACTGGGTCTCATATAAAACacctcatctgtgtgtgtgtgtgtgtgtgtgtgtgtgtgtgtgtgtgtgtgttttcttacctCTGCTCTGACGGCGGTCTGTCACAGCGTCAGTCTCAGGGACGTTGTCTGGTCTGAGGACTGGACTGACACAGGCTCCTAAACTTAGAGAGTCCCCCTCCTCTCTGAGTCCTCCCCCACCAGGCCTGTGGAGGCCCTGACACCCGACACCACAGCTGCAGGTaactgagtacttttactcaagtaaagacTTTTACTCCGCTGTCAGttctctttcttatttccttGCCTtcatcctttcctctctccttatTTCTTCCAGtcttctccttttgtttctcttctctttcctccttggTTTCTGTCAGggttacagctgcagctgatgattatTCTCATGATCCATCACATGTTCCAAGGGTCCCAGCCGACATATTTAAACTTCTTGTTTTGTTGACCAACAGTAAACCCCAGAAATAATCCCTTAACTGTCACAGTAAActaaaataacagcaaaaatccacatttgagaagctggaaccagtgatTTCTTTTGACACTCATGCTTAAAAAAATGACTCAcattatttaatgttaaaaaaaacaatatcaaCATCACAATAAAACCACTCGGACCTGTTTAATATCTCCCTGATTTCCTGACATTATCCTCGGAGCTTGAACGCCTccctgtgtgtttatctgcgGTCAGCTGACAATCGTCTTGACTATTTATAACAACAGAATGCAGCTAATTTaagtcacacagtcacacacactgacgccAGTATGAGCTCATTTGGTGTATTGTACATTTGTAATGTTACAAAATGGGCTGATGAGCTTTTAAAGGTCAAAGATTCATTTTAACTTCCAGTTTATGTTTTTACTAATGAACATAAATTATCCATGAAGCTGTTTCTACCCTCTCTATAACCtcctaaaatatttttatattttaaacacacatttcaagCCTTTATATAAACTGACCTGACAGACATCTGATCTGACAGCGCTAGCGTCagttagctaactagctaacacCAAGTCAGAGCTaattagctaactagctaattAATTCACTTGAGGGAAACTAACCACATCATTATATCATTACATCATAATGAACGACAGCTGTTGGTCACGTGATGTGTGTggacactgaactgaaatcagtCCGCTGGTAAAATCATCTTTTTACCTGTATCACACTTCAGCGGATTCAGCTTCCTGTTCCGGTTTGTTGATGTAATCAAAGAACCACCGTGATGAGCAAAGAGTTTGAGGTGACGACAAGATAGTTcactccacccacccacacacacgaGCAGTGACGCGGGATATCAAACCAGGAAGTCGATGATCTTTACGTTGTACACATCCTGCAGTACCAAAGCAGAGTTATTTTAGATACTCGTccaaacagacacataaaaatgaCGCTCTGGCtaatttaaaacagtttaaacacGTAATACCGTCCAGATTAAGCAATCAACATAATGACTTAATGATTTATTAACTGAATCTGAACCGTTAGCGCTTCATATATCTAAGATAGCTAACGTAGCTAACCTAGCTaaacactttacactttaccAGGTGTTTCAAGAACCATTTATCTCATGGGAATTATGTTCTTACAAAATTAGCATAAAGCCACACAccatgacatttgttttcaacCTACATTTGCTAACgatttttcagttatttattcTCATAATATGAGCTCATTTAACCAAACACATTAGTTAAGGTGAAGGAAACTCTTAAATGATTGGCTCTAGTTGTTGCTGTTTAACAGAAATATCACAACAGTTTACAGAGCCAAACAAACATAGTCTCTTGTTAACACTGTGGTGCGTTACAGAAATGATGCACACATTTCAATtccttttcatgttttattgcaTTGAAGAGTAACCCAAAGTGCTTCTGtttgacaagaagaaaaaagtccTTGTGTTGCATGTTGAACTGAGACTTTGTCTTGTGGTTTGTGTCACAATAAAAGGTGAAAATTTAACTAAAACTCAACACaatgtgcatatatatatatatatatatatatatatatatatatatatatatatatatatatatatatatatatatatatatatatatatatatacactgtagtTCTTGACTCATCAACCATTTTCctcacatgaaaacatttccagGCGTGTGGGAGTGGCACGTTGGCTGGTCAAGCCGTCTGCTGAGATTTCAACACAACAGAGGAATAGCAAAGAAACACTGCTCTGTGAAAAAAAAGGCACATACAGGCACAAAAATAGATTACAGCACGACATCTAACTGCAACGATGACGAGAGAAATACAGTGACGGCACAACATCACTGCTGGCTGAGTTCCCAATATCAGAGGTGAGGAGGGTGACAGGGAGGAAGTGCTGTGGGCAGTTACATACAATGACAGGTGTTTTATAGTGTGTGGTCCACGTCTGTCAAGTCAATCAGGGTCAGTATTGCTTTTGACCGATCCCTGATCAGCACCTTAATCCACCTCTGAGCAGCATAATCATCACAGTTCACATGGTACAGCTTCAAACCACATCAGACCACAATGACAAAGAATGACAGCCATTTCAAGAAGAGAGTAAATATGATAAAGTATTACTACCATCCAGAACCCATCTCAACTCTGTGGTTATAGTATTTCTCATCTGTCAAGGCTCATTGAGTCTAAAATCATTGTGATGCTCAGCAGCTGATGAAAACCAAGTACCTGACTCACCCGTCTGTTTTGTACTTTTGGTGTGTTTGGCACTCTTTTTCCAGCGTGAAGCTGGGAAAATGTCGGGTTTAGATGTAGAAGGTGAAGACAACAAGCAAACAAAGAGACCTCAATATCAGGCTGTGGCCACCAGTGTCTGTTGGGGCAGTCTGCAGTCGAATATGAGGTAGATGGGATCAGGATCAGAAGATCAAAAATGGTGGATTCCCTCCTTCAGATTAGAAGCAGGTCATGTATCTTGAGATCTGGTCCATGAGTGATGGTTCATGGTTGAGTGTTCAATATGTTTGAAATGACAATGTGTCGTCTGACTGCACAAGATGCAAAGGTTTATATCTCGCCAGACTTGAAGACGGGGCACAAAGCCTGCGGTCATAGTCTGCTTCCTGCCACAGGAGCAGGACATGCTAACTGTTTTTAAACTTAATACTTTGCTGCTGTTATCCTTCACAAACTTTGGGTTTGTCGGCCAAATTTCTGCAGTTCTTTTTCCTGTGTTACACTACCTGAGCTCGGTCATTCAGCATCtctaaaatatacaaaatactCTTTTAATAGTGTTACATCTGTCAGACAGGACTACAGCAATCCACTGTATAAAAATAGACTCTTAAAGTACTGGTGAGAGAGGGGACGTTAACTCTGATACCTTGTTTTGGATCCAAACTCTTTGTCTATTCtctggaaaataaatacatgtccAGTTTGGAGAGgtcagaaaacaacacagtgattGACATGTGCAGAGTGATAGAGAAGCGTGTTAAACCTCCTGAGAAGAAATCCACAGGTTTTTCCACAATGGGAGCTTAAATTCACAGCTTACATCTTCCTGAGGGTGCGAGCGTTACTCTCGTTGACTCCTGACCTCTTTAAACAAGCTGTATTTTTTGGAATAAATCTGAGCATCGCCACACGGGACGATGAACTGAAAACCCTCTGAGAACACCACACAGGTCGCTGCAGTCGGGCTGAATACTGACGGACGAAGCaaaggagagaacagagagagactcGAGGAAGATGATGAGAGGGGCTTGTGCAGATTAATATTCCATTCATGTTCAGGATAATCAAATATTCCCTCAGTGAGCTGACACGTGTGAGCTTAATAAGAGAATACATCCCCATATCCTGAATATGAACATCGAGTAGGAAGCGAGCTGGAATATTAACAGGATATAAAACCAACACAGTTTCTATGATCAGCGTCAGCAGGAAAACTAAAGGTACGTCTATGAAGTTTAAACCAAAGAAGCTTATTGTCTCGTGTGAAACGCCGTATACAGTGATGAGGTAAGGCTAACAGGTTTGGAACAttaatgaatgtaaacacactAACAGAGGCTCTGAATGCTGAATGTACCCAGTGGTtaatctctctcctccaggccTGAATCAACGGCATTGcacgtttttttttcttctttttcctgagCAAGACATACAACCCTGAATGTGAAGCTTTTTGCGGAGACAACCGCGGTTTGGGAGAAGCAGCATGTGGTAATGTGGTCattatgttgctgtttttactCTTGTGTATTTAACCTAAAGCTGCACGAGGCAACGTCACACTCTCTTCAAGTTTGATAATTTAGATGTTTGCTCTGAAACTGGACTTTGACGTTAaaatcagctgcagctttaactGCAGCAGGTTTGGTCCCACAGTGAGAGACTGCTTCTGAACAGGCGACCACAAAACAGACGAGCTGAGGTCCAGAGGAAAACATGTTGGTCACCGACACACAACGCGTGTTATTGTACCAGAAGTGGTGTTTTTTAAGAGTTTGTAGAGTTtgcaatgttttctttttgccctCAGAAACAACATCTGTCTGTTGAATTGTTTTCAATGTGAGTTCTGGACATTTagataaaaaggtctgtctctgtctttctttctttcgaGCCTCATCTTCTGCAGCAGTTTCCATATTGCAGCACATTCAGCAGTTTATAAAGTATCTGTGTTTTCGTGGATGTGCTTCCTGTCGTTCAGCCCCTGTTGTCAACAGTGACGGGCAGCAGAGGCACGGCCGCCTCGCTCCTCTCGGCCTCGCCGCCATCTTTCGGCTCGTTCATCAGATTCTTCCTGGCCTGGTAGTCGGcgagtttcttcttcttctcctctttctcggCCGTGTCTAAATCGACCCTCGGTGGAGGCGGGAACTCCCGGCAGTACGGCGGGGGCAAGCACGGCACCAGGTGCACCTCGCCACTTTCATTCATGAGCTGGACGCAGGTGTAGAAATCCTGTGGCGAGCGGGTGGCGGTGACGGCAGTGGTGTTGGGGGCGGGGACAGAGTTGGGATGTCCCATCATGCTGTAGTCCGTCCCCGGCAGTGACATGATCTCAGGTCTCAGCCACAGGGAGGGCACGTCCGGCAGCGAGGCGAAGGCCTCAGGAGGCGAGGAGCAGTAGGGCAACGGGCTCTGTACGTATGACGCCGGGTTCTGGGTTATGAGCTGATGTTGGGCGGCCACAGGCGTCAGGTCACACGGGACCATCAAGGCGTCCTTCTCCCGGTCTGTGGGGTCGGCCGGGACGCCGCAGTCCTTCGGTGTGGTGATATAGACGTCGTCTGCGCTGACCTGGTCCCAGACCTCCTCGGTGTAGCTCGGAGGTCTGTAGCTGTGGAAGTTAGTGAAGTGACGGTTGATTTCATCCAGGTTCCCCTtctgagggagaggaaggaaagagaaaagatggaTGACAAGAGTCAAACAGACAGAAGCAAGACAGAGCAAGGTGAAAGAAAAATGGATGAcgacagcaggacagagagaacaaaaaagaaaattaagggagaaagagagaagtgatacagagggaagagagtgagacaatgagaggaggagagagaagaagggatgAGTAACaggaagatgagaggaaaaagaggaagataggaaaagaaaaagaagaaaggtgGCAGGGGAagacaacagaagaaaaacagaaaaaggtaGAATACaaaggaggaagatgaagaagggaggagaaagaggaggaggaaaggaacgTAGAGGtgggaaggaggaggtggaggaaaaggAGGCAAATACAAGTGaaaggcagggagagaaagagggatgacAAAAAGtgatggaggaagagggaaaacaacagGAGGTAtgaagagaaaggagggagaggaaggaaaaaatgaaGATGGAGTGGGCAAGAGAGCAGTCGATGAAGGTCAGAAGAAATAGTTAGAACATGACCGGGAACAGCACTGCATTTGTATATGTTTgtataggtgtgtgtttgtgttacctTCAGGAGCAGCGGGTCAATGCCGATGATC harbors:
- the LOC108873050 gene encoding growth hormone receptor, with protein sequence MIHQNIFFSMTFTAKGPRHECPDYVTAGPNSCHFDSSHTSIWKIYCMNVTAVTAHRNYTSQEHCLDVAEIVQTEAPVNLTYTLTDAGGDEMGHNALLSWTYPVPSDLQYGWITLVYELQYQRVTESDNWKVKHPLREPHVELLGLPVGDYVIRVRCRSHNYGLWSKWSSTLLMSIPARPPAGKLLVLILVTGVGVVALLVIAFGVIPQSKRIKEYFLPPIPKPRIIGIDPLLLKKGNLDEINRHFTNFHSYRPPSYTEEVWDQVSADDVYITTPKDCGVPADPTDREKDALMVPCDLTPVAAQHQLITQNPASYVQSPLPYCSSPPEAFASLPDVPSLWLRPEIMSLPGTDYSMMGHPNSVPAPNTTAVTATRSPQDFYTCVQLMNESGEVHLVPCLPPPYCREFPPPPRVDLDTAEKEEKKKKLADYQARKNLMNEPKDGGEAERSEAAVPLLPVTVDNRG
- the dusp27 gene encoding LOW QUALITY PROTEIN: serine/threonine/tyrosine-interacting-like protein 2 (The sequence of the model RefSeq protein was modified relative to this genomic sequence to represent the inferred CDS: inserted 2 bases in 1 codon; deleted 1 base in 1 codon) — its product is MASANENGERGDQAVPDGDEQEERSVRGVQSHYLRCPSPSFSMLSESRFSAISGSDAASIFMEPIHLSSAIAAKKIINEELPPRGVRTESIPESMLETAEQLMVEDLYNRVRDMVDDRSPYNTPCVLDIQRAMVQDRLEAPVNPVDEVWPNIFIAEKSVAVNKARLKRMGITHILNAAHGTGVYTGESFYAGMNIQYMGIEVDDFTDADISAHFRPTAEFLDEALLTHKGKVLVVSMMGASRSAVLVASYLMIFQHMTIMEALTSMRKKRAINPNEGFLKQLRELNENLMEERDDDDETLSQCSVIDARTRARIFNEGRDDDDDDDTDKEEEQSMIEVKARSIMMEEEEDGESVMSSVASSAAAAALRSGSIGAQNGLDSRGSTAVQEEVVLPEQEGREEEDEDGLDSMIREWQRRNEKYQSDEWWEXQQLDSDGEDGESLTEGRPKKTEGGLDADVESVTSEDVRAVKERLKRRSKRPPSDAMSTSSCTSYSDLWKQRLREIEEQAAARYHKKEDDEGSESTATEGGEGGKKKIDDEVESILSDTSSMYNFCQKNKEKMTPLERWRVKRIQFGWNKKEREDGEKSSIGDGEKGDGEGEAKTPSFQDVNLTAYQAWKLRQQKRYGEENPEEILEMSRGEDSAMIKRRQRREEILERSKKTLEESQSMCGWETESCVSGGTIPLSAFWAGAGVTGPPSVANDDNMSMLSGRSSVISSVSQARSHRSAQSAVPLQPTPPVPPILPVPTVQGPGGEPMVNLASIQNWIANVVSETIKQKQSEMSLPPPSRAGSELSFGAAPSVISGRGADDDKASLLSGASYSSALSQGRGRAASVLSGGGSSSVSGLSGRGSALGSTLGSTLSSKKNKITTTSVPLFSLFQDQVNLGKLDAMDKEIKSEMRGKMATYEKKKILEDNKRSTLYKKKKPKEDEEEEEERKMREEEFLEETKKKEKPARTYGLSGCLNLNPALEKDKNTSIDDWLKSVRPPPRKTTSGAEESEDPYDDLDASASEYDFSSRRASYAADEEEEETYSSRYRSRLRENLLSEDAEYSCNGFTQSHSYGRAGRSYGAYDESEEESYNDLSAKRKFGHHSRYESSETEGRSSRRVQAEGEEEEEDDIATFIAQTRQRIRARAAAEAEDDEVLAAWRAQQEAKSQSRSEN